Sequence from the Ailuropoda melanoleuca isolate Jingjing chromosome 10, ASM200744v2, whole genome shotgun sequence genome:
CCTTGGGTTTTGCTTAAATTCACGGACATATTATCAAAACCATCACTACCCAGCTaatcttccaaatttaaaacaacgATGGACAGGATCAACATTTCACCGGTATGATCACTTAACATTTATCTTCACTCTATCAATGGGACTACAGAACGTCATTTGGCATTTGGAGCCCTTAATAAATAGGCCGTAAAAGCACTAAATGACTCACAAAACAGCATTTCCTACTTAATGCTGACTTTACATAGATGCATAAAGCAGTTCTACAAAACCGAATGGCCTTGGATGTTTTAACAGCTGCTCAAGCAGATACATGTGTCATTAGCAACACGGAATGCTGTGTATATACTCCAcattatcagagaaatgtaaCAAGATTGCTCAAAGATgaatactctctccctctcttttaatGATTGGTTAAACTCCTGGACTGGAGGAAAAATTTGGTCAACTATCAAAGGTCTTCTTGTTGGGCTCCTtgtttcataataatattaaccTCAATTTGTTGTCTCTTCCTGCCTGGTGCCTAGACTCCTTCACGGCCATAACTTCAAGCCGACAGCTAATCCTTTCTGCACAAGGTGATTCGTATATGTCCTCTACCTTGGATTTGACTGCCTCTGCCTTTTGTAACTCTATATATAATTCCCCAACTGACCAATGTTGACCCATAGGTAGAGACATCTCTACACCCCTATTCAGCAGTAAGAACTTACAGAACAAAAGACCTTCTACCCTCAGCaatcttaaagatttaagggtcaaaactGTTCAGGGGGGAAATAatgagaacaaaggcaagagaaatgtagataaaattacatttccttacaGTGCAGCCCATTGATAAATATCTGAGACATGCAGAGAGTGACATTCCTCAAGGAGCCCACAGCTGCCTTAATGTTACTGCTTTGCTAGAGACTAAAACCATCCTTCGCTTGACAGCACCCAGACCTCCAGGATCCTTTAAGTCTTCTTTACATATAGAAATCCTTTAGAGACTTCTGTTATCTCTACTGCTCCCCcaactccaaaatatataatcaaagtCACATGTCACAATCACAAGTGcatctctttctgcccacgggtcctgttgccatgttttaataaaagcacctttttgtagcaaaaatgtctcaagaattctttcttgactgttgtGCTCAATGAGCCTGCATCCGGAACCGCGACAAAGTGCACTCCAAACATTGGGAATTATCCCGCTTATAGTCATCAGAATAACCTTGCTGgtgcattttattctttcaaaagctTTCAGTGCATCAGAACATCAGAAAAGGAACCAAAGATGACTGACCTAAAGAATAGAAACCTGAATTCATAACCTGTAAATATCCCAGAGAAAAAGGTGAAAAGTCATGACCTGTGAACACCATACAAGGGATCAGCAAAAGTTTCAGTACCTCAGAGCAGTAGCTGAGACTGGTGTTCATGCCTTAAATTTTGATCCTATCTCAGTTAGGCTGGAAGTCTTAACAAAAGGAGGGGACTGTTAGAAgggaaaaccacaggcccaaaatggcatcACGTGGGTTAAGGccccaagtcagtaaaccaagacttGAAGCCTAACCTACCTGCAGTTGCAACACCACCACGGATATAACCTCTCACCAGTCGACACTGAATTTCCTGTCCATTCTAGAACATTTGCTGATACACCCTAATACTCCCCTTAAGAGGGCAACCTTGCCTGAACAATGCATTCCTTgctaataaattcctttcttcctcGTTTTTatgccctttctctgcctttaaaaacctgTCTCTTGTCAAGCTCCTGGGAGCTCCCCTCTGCTTGCTGAATGGGATGCTGCCTGCCTGAtttatgaatcatttaataaagccaattagatctccAAATTCACCCGGtcgaattttgttttttaacactgGTAAtccagtaaataaaatgtttctgagttctgtgagtccctATAGTACATTAACCAAACTGAGGGAGGGGGTGCTTGGACCCTCCTTTCCATAGCCAGGTAGTCAGAAGCACCAGGTGACCACCTGGGCTTACAATTGGCATCTCAAGTGGGAAGAGGGCAGTTctatgggactgagcccttcacctgtgggacCTATCCCCAGGGATGCAGTGTCAGAATAGAGGTGAATTATAGGACCCCCAGCTGGTGTCAGACAATTGCTTAATGGTGTGGGAAACACAGATTGGGATCGTGTGTCAGAACTGTGGGACCGGGTCAGAGTTATAGTGTGTTCTGTATGATAAAAGGTGAGAAGTCTGCCTCTGTGCTGTTACTAAATATATATGCCTAgatgttaatattgttaaaaagaagacaacaggcccaaaatggggTCACTTATTCTGAATCCCagcaagacttaatacctaacctagcTACAGCTTCAGCTTCTCCCAGAGACGTGAACTTCAACCAGGCAACCTGGAATTTTCCAAGGGCCCACACTAGGAATTAATCCTTAAGCTCCCCTTAGGAGAGCCACCTTGCCTGAAATATAGCActgtttgctcatttcttttttcactctctgcctttaaaaaggTTCCCTTTTCTAAAACTCAacgaactttttttttaatagatgaaatGTTGCCAGATTCGAGAATCATCGAATGAAGCCCATATGACgtttaaatttactcagttgaattctTGTTACTTAGTAATATTTAGTGACTAGAACACTTTTGACTTCCTTATGGACATTAATCCAATTGGTAGTCATTTACagtttaagaatatatatatataaattttataaataaaagttttataagtaaaagttttattaagtcctatatatatagtcatatatatatatatatatagagagagagagagagagagttttattAAGTCCTATATATATAGGACTTaataaaacttttacttttttaatactACCCCTAACCATTATTCTGTGGCTTGAACTGgcttccataaaaagaaaaaatttatttttgctcaccTGTAAATTATACTCTGCTGCCTCAGATATACTAGTTGAAGCCAGAATGACTTCCCTCTCCAACGAAAGAATATAGGAAGACTCTGCTCTGAGGACTGCGGTCTGTCAGAGCTTCTCATTTATAAGTCActgtaaataaaatgagaagggtGGCCAAGAAGGGCAGGAGATAAGATTAGGTCAACGAAATAAAAAAGCTTGTGGTGTTAAAAGGTAAGGATCAGAACAActtccagggggcgcctgggtagcacagcggttaagcgtctgccttcagctcagggagtgatcccagcgttatgggatcgagccccacatcaggctcctccactatgagcctgcttcttcctctcccactccccctgcttgtgttccctctctcgctggctgtctctctctctgtcgaataaataaattaaaaaaaaaaaaaaaaaccaacttccAGAGCGGCCGCTGATTCTGCAGCTCCCAGGGTTAGAGAGACGGAGCAGAAGTCTCTTCTGTAAGATGCATGGGTGATGAGGGGTGGTGAGGAGGCTGGGGCCACCAGGTACTTGTACACCAAGACAACTTGGTACACCAGCCGACTGTctaggagagagaggaaagaggccTGGAAAGAACCAGCACAAGGCCATTAGGATCTGAGTATCAGAGCCTTTAGAGAGAGAATCCAAACATGATGGGAGCAGAGATAAGGGCATTATCTGCTGCCCAGAATATCTCTAGCCTCCGGGAACTGTGTTGCATTAAATGGAATGGAAATAAACATCTGGGAAAAGTCTAGGAGAGCAATTGTCATATCCTTTGTGAGGAAGAAGGTGTCTCCAACTCAGAGCGAGCCTCAACCACTCCCGCAGGAACCCGAGAGCTCCCCCGGCTCTCAAGTGTCTCTCTTCCCAGAGTTAATGAGTGATcaatggagaggaaaaaagagcttGGGGCCCCGGGCTGAGGGACCAACGGTGACCAGGGGAAAGGTGACAGGGTAGCCCTTTCCAAGGAAGCTTCCTGTCTAGCACAGACTGCCACAAATCTAAGTATCCAGGGGGCTTGCTTTTACAATGGAGTAATTTCAGAAGGGAACAGGGTATGGTCTGAAAgagataattgttttcttttttatttccattgtaaGTAATTTCCATACAAATAGAACTTAAGAGTAGAATAAAGAGATCATGGAAcaattttaattagttaaaaagttgttcccaattttttaaaaagttattcttaATTACTTTACAAGATGACCTTGTTTTGTAACTTCTTGTATCTTAATCAACTAGGATGGACTACGCTCTGCATACTCAGCCTTCACCCTGTGTATTTACAAGTGATAGAAAAACATTTGCATTCATTAGAGTAGTTAAGACAAAAGTTTTCTAAGGCTCCCCTCCATTTAAATACAGGTTTGGCtatacatacccacacacacacatacttcctCGTGGAGGATAAAGGCACCTCCCACAAATGAGTTGGTGCTAAATCAAATACGTAAAGTGTAAAACAGGCTAGACAcatccactttttaaattttaagtttgttGTTTCAGCCAGTTTGTGATATCTCTTCTAAACAGACGTgaagcattttttctttctccctttctttgccAGTGCAATCCTGAAAGTGTGCCAGCGGGAGGGCATTGTGATCGTCTCCTAGGTCCTTGCCTTAAGCGCGGAGGGTCCTTCTCAAACAGTGCTCTGTACAGGGTCATAACTAAGGCAGAGAGCTTGAAATCTgatcaaagaaagcaaaagattCACTCCAACGTGAGCTTGGGTTTCCAGCCCAGACGCCCTTCTCTGACAACCTCACTCTAAATAGTAACACGCACACAGGATTTGGTGTCAGAAACCAATGTGTCAGATCTGAAGGTCGAATAGGAGAGAGATTTGGGTGAAAGTGCATCAGGTAAACTGTGGCAGGGGTGGttaaaaaagaagatgtaaaggggcgcctgggtggcgcagtcgttaagcgtctgccttaggNcgtctgccttcggctcagggcctgatcccagcgttctgggatcgagNgagccccacatcaggctcctctgctaggagcctgcttcttcctctcccactccccctgcttgtgttccctctctcgctggctgtctctctctcaaataaataaaaatcttaaaaaaaaaaacaaatgatgatGTATAAACAAATTCTTTTAACTCATGAAATAGTATCACTATTGCTCTCGTTAAAACAACTTCTTAAAATAACACACCCATGAAACAGGCTGCAGGTGCATTCTTTAATGTATTTCACTTGGGCCTTCTACACCATgagaataaagagaatattaGTTGCCATCACCCACAGtcgatatttctttttttaattctccataACCCTACTGTTGCCTTGGATCTCAACATcatatttatgtagaaaaatgaaCCCCAAATTTTCCATCACAGCTTAAAGATATCTAGAAACACAACTTTGCTTCCATATTATAGCTTCCCCTTATCTTTAAAGTTTTGCCATATAATGTGAGCCAGAGTATTGCAACACTGTGTCATAAAATTTATGACATTTATTGTCCCGGATTCCTCCTACCTCAGAAGGTCTCTCAGGAGCAAGCTGACTTGACGGAGAGTGACCTGTGAGAAAACAACGCATTGCAAATGTGCCACCAAGGGAGAATTCTTCAAACTTTGTGAAAGCTGACCCCACAGACTCCCCACAAGTTCTCAGGTCAGTGGTTTGACTCTTCAGTAATGTGCATATCTATGTAGCaaaggagagacagaggtggTCAGAaatcttggaaatattttctccacaaGAGACACATTGTCAAGGAATAGAGGAAAATTTGGTAAGTTGCATCTGTcagggaggaagaatttcctgtCCCCTTCGTGGTCCTTCTAGCCAGACTAAGAACCAAGTGGACATgaggcagattaacaggagaaagtcAAATTTAATTTGActtatggggaatccacacagacacgGAAATTCCAAAGGCAGTCAGGCCAAATGAGGTACATATGTTATTCTGAAGTAAGGAGAAAGGctaggggtctgggacttcaaagaattggaatgcaattcacaggaagatgaaaaagaataaacatttggtaaacaaatgtttgctctGTCACTCAGAAACAAAGAGACATAGACCACTTTGCTCCAACAGGCCTTGTGAGGGGTTCCTCCCTGTCGGCCCCTCCCGGTCCGTGTCATGACAGAGTTCTCCACGGTGATTGGTCTCCAGGCACAGATCCTCTATCTCAATTCTTCTCAGGCAGTTGTgcggaggtaaagagctttttctGAATCTGCCGGCTTTTGACTGCTTTTTATCTCACAGTAATCTCCATGCCAAAGTGGCTCATCTTGGGATGGCCTGCCTTTGTTCCCTACAGCTCTGAAGCAGTCTTTTCAAACTACAGGTCAGAGCCATTAGTGAATCCTAAAATCAATGAGTcaagattaactttttttttaataaaaagtgaaatgcaataaactagatttttattttttttgaagattttatttacttatttgacacagagacagccagcgagagagagaacacaagcagggggagtgggagaggaagaagcaggcccccagcagaggagcctgatgtggggatcatgccctgagccaaaggcagatgcttaacaactgagccacccaggggacgcaataaactagattttaaaagtcagagTGCCATTGCTCATAACTAGAGCTATTTCTGATGGATTGTTGAAAGGCAGGCAACCAGGCAGGGAaaggccccccccccaaaatgccctaagaggaaaccacccttaaaagggtTTTaaaccaccctggaaggagctcTCCACCCTTTCCCGtgtgacaaaaacctgattggatgacaggcgcAGGGAGAGTTAATCAGATTAAATCAGCCCCAGCCGGCCAACAAGCCCATTAAAAACCCCTGGGCTTAGAAACTCTGGTAGCAACCCCtctggtcccctccctcctctggagctttgtactatcacctTGCTAGCGCTCAATAACCCTCACTTcgctgcccaccactctgtctggtccacctcttcattctttgaagtggCATGACCAAGAACCCCAGTCCCCAAccgaaaaaaaatcatgttaacatttctaattctaattcgaatttattaataaaatatttgtttaaagcGAATCTATTATACTTCAGTCACACATCCTGACTTCCCTGCATCATGATGGGAAATGAAGTTCTTACTCTGGACTCTAGTTGAAcacagtttggaaaacactgctcTAAAGTTACCTGACACAAGACGAGAATGCATGGAAGTTGCAGCCTTTTAAACTTGATCTGCCTGGCCGAGAACGAATCAATCTGCTTTATGTTTTACTTTGCAGCCAAGAGAACTAACTCTGTTCTTGCTAAAACTAAACAAAtcattctgggggggggggcggggggaacttCAGTGATGAATGTTAGCAttatagaaattaattaaatccagcataatttttaaagaaatgcagcGCTGAtctagcaaaaaacaaaacaaaacaaaaaactaataaaaaaatccattctaacACTTTGAAGCATTTTTTACCTGTAAGTAATATTGACCTCCTACTGTGTGCAGTCCATCAAAAGCACCTAGTGCATACACTTCATCTGTTCACTTCTCAGACATCTTGTCAGTTAAGTGACAACACTTGCTGGCAAACTGTGTCACTTCTTGTGTTTCTCTTAAGCTCAGGGAAGGTGAACTCATCAAAATAAATCATTCCAGGAAAATTTGACTGCTCAGACAAGAATGGCCTGACACTTCTGGCATAAGCACTCCAATCCACAGCTGCAGGGTAGGTGGGCTCACTTCGAGGCCGGGACTTCAATTCTGAGAGCATCAGCTGGCCACTCTCTGTTTCCATGTCATAGTGATACACTTGCTTCCGGTGTGCAGATTCCGCTCCCTATGGAAGTACATAGTTAGAGACTCGGGTATGCAATGCTGTTGTTGCCACTTGTTCAGAGGTTCATTCAACTCgcaaaatgaaattaacaagCTGAGTCCGCCCCAATCCAAAAAACtcttggactctctctctctctcttttttttttttttaaataaaatccgtTTTCCTGGTGGTTCGATGTTTCCACTGGTAGAGCCAATACCCAACTCTTCTAGAAGGCAGCCGTCGTAACAACAACTTGTTGAGAACTTCGTATGCAGCTGTAACAGACATGGGACAGACTGTAAGGCAAGCTCCAGTTTTAACAGAGCTCACAAGATGCAAAGGGAGAATAGATACAAGTGCTTATGACTGTGTTCACTTGTTTATGACCAGTGGCCCTCAACTTTTGCATTATAAAAGAATTTCAGCAGGAACCACAGTTGCTGGTTTTTCTTGGAAAGACTGTCAAATAGTCTGAAATGTAGGAACTTTATCTGGCCACCTTGTAAACCACAGATTATAACATGGTCAATAATGATGAGTGTCCACTGAGTTGAGGCTCTGGGCCTCTCCAGAACGTGGCTAATGCTGTAGCATTCATGTGCTGAAAACCGAAGAAGCTAGGCTTCGGGCCATACAATTTGTTCATCTCTATAGaacctgcccattttttaagtgaAGTCCTCTTCCCTAAATACTTGTACTACTATGTCACCCAAAATCTCATTTTCAGGAGATGGTTTCCTTGTGCCTCTAAAAAGCTAAACATGTTTAAGACATTAGATATAGTTGTCATTTATTTAACCCGAGTCTCtgacattttcttctccctttgctcccacATCTAAATTCCTCataaagtttctttaaaacatCTCTTCCTGTTCTGATGTATTATGCTGAGCCACATTCTGCTTTAAATTTATCTCCCTACCTGCCACAATAGCCAAAGTTGCTCATTCCACCCAGAGCCATCGCATGAATTTTCTCTGAAGTCCAGCTCCTGTTATGTCACTTAGACTCCAACAGAGTCAGTGATTTTCTATGTTTAAAACACTAATTCTACAAATGTGGTCCATGCTTCATGAGGGGTAAGCAAGTTGATTTTGCAAGATATTCAGATAAATACTTGTAATAGTTAcaaatcggggcacctggatggctcagttggttaagcatccaactcttgattttgactcaggtcttgatctctgcaTCATGAGATGGAACCCACGTTGGGCTcgctctcagcatggagtctgcttttccctctccttctgctcctccccctgctatTCTTGAATGTCTTTGTACACAGGACTAAATCTATCTAGAACGCTCTGACGGATTTACCCAGCTGGCCCCTGAGATCTTTGCTGTCTTCCAGGGTAAAACGGACCCATTCTTCGGCCTTAATATTGATCACAGCATTATCATTCTATGACTTTTATTATAGTGTTAAATGAGATGCTTGAAAATGCTTAGCACAGCGTAAGGCATTTTCTGAGGGTTCCAATTTGGTGACTTCGGTAATGAATGATGGTGATGCCAGTGATACTCTGTGTCCTCTTCTAGACAGTGATccttaagaaacagaacattcgTGCTATTCATTATCACCATCCAGCTCAAGGTCTGCCTGAGTAGGCATCCAAAAAGTTCTTTGACTTAAGATCAAAGAGATACGTACAAGGATGTTCAgagaaactttatttataataggaattaatagtaataataattgtaataaataaataaccaaaaattagaaaacctaAGCATCTGTTGAACAGACTAAACCACAGAAAAAGGTCCAGAGACAAAGACCGTTGAAAACGATGACTCAGAGTCAGCTAACATTCCTTCTTGGTTCAGCTCGTTACTAAATCATATAAACACCTGCTTCCATGTGGCCACAAAGCCTGTGTCCTCACAGGTGTGCATCCGAAGTTCATGATTCCCACAGTCCTTGTGAAGCAAAGAATATGGCAGGTCAGAGGAAGTCAGACGATgggccttttgtttttttactgttggCTGGTGGAAAGGCCCTGACAGCATGCCTGGAACCGCCACTCCACCTCTCCACACTGTTTGTTATTACATCATAGAGCTTACCCAAGATTTCAGGGCAACCAGCAGGCCATGCTCACCATATTCATCAACATGAGAAAGGACACATGGATATTGTTTTCACCAATGCACCAGACAAGATGCAACCAGGAAAACAGAATCCACATCAATCATTTTAAGAGAATTTAACATGGGGATTTGGTTAAAGAGGTATTCAATGAATGCAGGACATGAAAGGAACCCTTGGGTAGCAAAGAGAGCAACTGCAGAAAGCAGCTACCACTCTAGTGTTGGTGACCAGAGGGAAGAGAGGTGTTAGGGGCTAGAAGCTTTCCGGAGGAGCCCGCGGAGCTGAGGCTCCAGCCCCGATGTGGATGTGCTCTCCAGCTGGAGCTGAGAGCCAGATCCAGAGAAGAAGGTCCCCAGGGAGCTAGGACTCTAATCTCTGGAGAAGGCAATGGCTGGTGCTGGTAGTTTTGAAGAAAGGCAATGACACTGGTTCTGTCAGAATGAGAACCAACTGAAAATTCGACGCATCTGCTGTGTGAAAAAACTACAGCCGCCAGGTGGATGTGACAAGTGAGCAGAGTCCTGGCTCGCCTCTTCCATCCTTCTGTATTCCTCTAGTGCCCCCTATCGGCAGAGTCTTATAGGTACCCAGGTGGCAAAGGAGAAACAGGTTTGCTAGTCGTAGCACCATCACAAAGAATATAGAAGGGTGGGTTTGGAGCTGAGAGACAACAGCTTAATAACTAGCACATTCATATGACTGCACACCACACAGCAGTGAAAATGCGTGAAATTAGAGGGATGCTTATTAACATGGATTAAGCTCACAATTTCTTatatagaaattaagaaatgcaaTGTTTTTCTAGGCAGTAAATagtaaatatgcatatatacaaagTTCAAAAAGATGCGAAATAGTACTAAGTAGGAATACGTACATATATAATAAACTACCAGGAAGTCATAGGAATGATCTAGAAAAATCTTAGGTATCGATTTCCTCCAGAGAAGGGACTAGGGAAAGGAGGAGAATGTGATTGGAAGGGAATAcgagggggagcctgcttcattgCATAAACTGGGCAGTGGGTACGCAGGGGATTGTTATGCAAAGCTTAATAATTTCTGCATGccattttcataataatttttttaagagagagagagagaatgtgtgcacacCTGCGTGtgcaagcagtgggagtggaggGTGCGGgtcgagggagagggagagagagtcttagtAGGCTCCCtgatgagggcagagcccaactcagggctcaattctGCAaccctgagcctaaatcaagggTCGGagtcttaacccactgagccacccaggtaccccgatactaaatttttaaataacttggaatatgcatttgttttttaataagtgaATGTGTCATAAGGAAACTCAAACACAACTTTGATATTTCTAGGCCCCAAGTAGGCTCTTTCTTTAGGCCCATTGTggcttcccttctcttttcctccacatGACAAAAGCCAAGCATTGTCTTCTATGGAGCTACTGCCACCCACTGTTTTTTGAGGTTATTATACCCAAGACCAGCAGGAGAACAGTAGCATTGCACAGGGCTTTTGCATTTAGAGGTTTTGTGCAACACTTTATGCAGaattaaagtaacaaaaattagTTGATAGCAGCTGATAGTAATCCGATGGATTAGATTAGCCAATCCAGTTGATAGTAATCCAACTCCaaatactgagaaaaaagaaaagaagacactcTTTGGCTCACGTCCTGGAAGGTGTAGTGGAATACTGGTTTCACCGGGCTGGACTGGCTGGATTCAGGTGCTTAAATGATGTCTTCAGAGTTCTCTGGTTCTGTCTTCTTTGTCCTCATCCTTGGAAATGCTCTTCTCATTTTGTAGGGAAGATGGCTCCTGGGGCTCcagatttttatgttctttgtgCCCCTGATCACAGAAGACAGTGCTTCCTTTCCAGTCATTCCATTGAAAGTCCTAGGGAGTGCTCTCATCATCCTGGCTTCAGTCGTGCACTCAGCCCTGCAGAGCTTTCTGGTGCAGTGGATCTGGTCTGGACTGTCTAGGCCTGGGGGCTACACTGTACACCTTGCAGCTAAAAGGGGTGATCCCCAACCCAAACTACATATAAAGAGTCccctttaaaaaaagggggggaccacaaacaacaacaacaaaaaccagagaGACATGAGGTCTGACCGAAATATTCGCCCCAGGAAACTAAACGTTCCTAAGTATAATTCCTGATTCCCCTGACTATTTTGGGCTCCTCTTTCTGGGTGAATCAAAGCCTCAAACTGCAATGAAGGCAGAACACACAGCCTGTCTGAAGACCTTCAAGCTCCCTGACGTCTATTCCACGTATGCCTTTTCCATTCCTTCTTAGACATTTTATCCTCCCACTCAACTTCTTATACTATCACTTTACCCACGTCTCCAATACATTTGGATTCCTTTCAAATGAGTGAGATATTTAATTGATGAGTCGGCTCCTAGCCAGGAGGCACAAGTTAGGACTCGACAGTGAAGCCCACGGCTGCGCTCCCACCGCATGCTTCCTACTTTCTATTCACGGAGTCAGGAGGTATTTGTATCAGGTGCCTCCCGGCAGGAGCAAATGATAAGCAAGTGCTTTTACGTCATCTCCAAATGACAGTGCATGCACTAATTCAGCAGCATGTCCTACACACGGCTACACAATACTTAAATTTCAACTCA
This genomic interval carries:
- the VNN3 gene encoding LOW QUALITY PROTEIN: vascular non-inflammatory molecule 3 (The sequence of the model RefSeq protein was modified relative to this genomic sequence to represent the inferred CDS: inserted 2 bases in 1 codon; substituted 1 base at 1 genomic stop codon), with the translated sequence METESGQLMLSELKSRPRSEPTYPAAVDWSAYARSVRPFLSEQSNFPGMIYFDEFTFPELKRNTRSDTVCQQXCCHLTDKMSEKXTDEVYALGAFDGLHTVGGQYYLQICTLLKSQTTDLRTCGESVGSAFTKFEEFSLGGTFAMRCFLTGHSPSNFKLSALVMTLYRALFEKDPPRLRQGPRRRSQCPPAGTLSGLHWQRKGERKNASHSRLVYQVVLVYKYLVAPASSPPLITHASYRRDFCSVSLTLGAAESAAALEVSLAKLISRGSDEGDSITQKVGIAPISLLIKRAHGVESSQFYLVS